A genomic stretch from Thermodesulfobacteriota bacterium includes:
- a CDS encoding acyl-CoA dehydratase activase, which yields MSYFAGIDIGSLCTKAVIINSDGKIVSYSIIRSGAAYKGAGEEVLNDALLRAGLKHDDVLYTISTGYGRARVPIADGQVTEITCHARGANHVFPEAGAVIDIGGQDSKVIEIGDDGRVLKFVMNDKCAAGTGRFLEVMAGTLEADLDEMSEFALKSKRDVEISSMCTVFAESEVISLFAEGAEKVDIASGIYRSIARRVTGLASQIVKGKKVTMTGGVAKSKGMVKALEKNLGTLLLVADEPQIIGALGAALIAKTKFDLQ from the coding sequence ATGTCGTATTTTGCAGGAATTGATATAGGCTCCCTGTGCACCAAGGCCGTTATTATCAATTCAGACGGTAAGATTGTATCCTACTCAATCATCAGAAGCGGTGCCGCTTATAAGGGTGCGGGAGAGGAAGTTTTAAACGATGCATTGTTACGTGCAGGGCTGAAGCATGATGATGTTTTGTATACCATTTCAACAGGTTACGGAAGAGCAAGGGTGCCGATTGCAGACGGGCAGGTTACTGAAATTACATGTCACGCCCGAGGCGCAAACCATGTTTTTCCCGAAGCAGGCGCTGTTATCGATATCGGCGGTCAGGACAGCAAAGTGATCGAGATCGGTGATGATGGGCGGGTATTGAAGTTTGTTATGAACGATAAGTGCGCTGCCGGAACCGGAAGGTTTCTGGAAGTAATGGCAGGTACGCTTGAGGCTGATCTTGATGAAATGAGTGAATTCGCCCTTAAGTCAAAAAGAGATGTGGAAATAAGCAGCATGTGTACGGTTTTCGCGGAATCAGAGGTTATCTCTCTCTTTGCCGAAGGCGCTGAAAAAGTCGATATTGCTTCGGGAATATACAGATCTATCGCCCGAAGAGTTACAGGACTTGCGAGCCAGATTGTCAAAGGGAAGAAAGTGACCATGACCGGTGGCGTTGCAAAAAGCAAAGGTATGGTGAAAGCGCTTGAGAAAAATCTTGGCACTTTGCTTCTGGTTGCGGATGAACCACAAATAATCGGTGCCTTAGGAGCTGCTTTGATAGCAAAAACTAAATTTGATTTACAATAA
- a CDS encoding 2-hydroxyacyl-CoA dehydratase family protein, which produces MKQTAINKCMEISEDPYRYLKNLKEGNGRKIISCFAMHIPEELIHAAGMLPVIAWRSNESVTSGHSHVAPYNCGLTRSYIDDIVKGKLDFIDGIVVNRMCLQAQGLPFILEQNIKLPFLVYLSLPALYGGKAVHDFLLEEMNRLKASLEEYGGRKITTEDLNATIETYNKNRKLLSEIYDIRRENPGIIKARELLSVVHSSMLMPKEDNNDLLQKVIDELKARKVDEKTVKGLKIIIYGSLCQTPHRELLDMIEELGMIIVDDDIFIGSKYFANQVSVGSNPVQALADRYLLKNPACPTKGDLKTDWTDYLIEMAEKNEAKAILSLMIKYCPPHMCYYPDIKSKLEKSGISEILIEVEHEVISIEQVRTRLQSFVENIGGV; this is translated from the coding sequence AGATCCATATCGCTACCTGAAGAATTTAAAAGAAGGAAACGGGCGGAAGATTATTTCCTGTTTTGCTATGCATATTCCAGAAGAACTGATTCATGCGGCAGGAATGTTACCGGTCATTGCATGGCGGAGCAATGAATCTGTAACGAGTGGGCATTCTCATGTGGCACCTTATAACTGCGGTCTTACAAGAAGTTATATCGATGATATTGTTAAGGGAAAACTTGATTTTATTGATGGTATCGTTGTCAACAGAATGTGTTTGCAGGCCCAGGGGCTGCCGTTTATTCTGGAGCAGAATATCAAACTTCCTTTTTTAGTTTACCTGTCCTTGCCTGCCCTATACGGCGGTAAAGCGGTGCACGATTTTTTGTTGGAAGAAATGAATCGGCTGAAGGCGAGCCTGGAAGAGTATGGAGGGCGGAAAATTACAACCGAAGATCTTAACGCCACCATTGAAACTTACAATAAAAACAGGAAACTGCTGTCTGAAATATATGATATAAGAAGAGAGAATCCAGGTATAATAAAAGCAAGAGAGTTGCTATCCGTTGTCCATTCCAGCATGCTTATGCCGAAGGAGGACAATAACGATCTTCTTCAAAAGGTAATTGATGAACTAAAAGCAAGAAAAGTTGATGAAAAGACCGTAAAAGGGTTAAAAATAATCATCTATGGTTCGTTATGCCAGACACCTCACCGAGAGCTTCTTGATATGATAGAGGAACTGGGTATGATAATTGTCGATGATGACATTTTTATAGGGTCAAAATATTTTGCGAATCAGGTATCTGTTGGCAGCAACCCGGTTCAAGCTCTTGCAGACCGCTATCTGCTAAAGAACCCGGCATGCCCCACCAAAGGGGATTTGAAAACAGACTGGACCGATTATCTCATTGAAATGGCGGAAAAGAATGAAGCCAAAGCGATTCTCAGCCTGATGATCAAATACTGTCCTCCGCATATGTGCTATTATCCAGATATAAAAAGCAAGCTCGAAAAAAGTGGAATCTCGGAAATATTGATTGAGGTCGAACATGAGGTGATATCTATTGAGCAGGTCAGAACAAGATTACAATCGTTTGTCGAAAATATAGGAGGTGTATAA
- a CDS encoding 2-hydroxyacyl-CoA dehydratase family protein encodes MSEYKLNRLETTKLIGPIVDNHWANLRKAKENGEQVAWCSGPMFAFPYAMGMKCHFMAGYAAYAGGRGAAQHLLEVAEGEGDLVDACSYHKLHMGMAAAVKKGIPVREDVILPLPDLLITGRLCPEMSHYGEGLYRRMGINVVGIDTPPPASPSEVHDLERFAEGQIRENLIPELERICGKPFDYDRLSEILATLKETAIIRNECWEYFKLKPSPWTLWDYGVSIAPVFYMMGSPEAVPYYKKLKAELAERAEKKIGAVEPEKHRVYWDGWLPWGFLGKFSRKMTSLGIVPLVGRYPWEFFPHPETIDTEEDPVKCFTKQVYSNGGLAKQNMPNMSLPTIQRWIEDYKIDGVIMFSSKTCRMWNLGHPDFINAIEKKNGIPGVVIDGDMVDARMNSDAQIETRLEALAEMMEARRK; translated from the coding sequence ATGTCGGAATATAAATTAAACAGGCTTGAAACAACGAAACTGATAGGTCCTATTGTTGATAATCACTGGGCCAATCTCCGGAAAGCAAAGGAAAATGGCGAGCAGGTGGCATGGTGTTCGGGTCCTATGTTTGCGTTTCCCTATGCAATGGGAATGAAATGTCACTTCATGGCAGGATATGCGGCGTACGCCGGAGGAAGAGGAGCGGCACAGCATCTACTGGAAGTTGCCGAAGGAGAAGGTGATCTGGTAGATGCCTGTTCCTACCATAAACTCCACATGGGAATGGCTGCTGCGGTGAAAAAAGGAATTCCGGTAAGAGAAGATGTAATTCTGCCGCTGCCGGATTTGTTGATAACCGGCAGGCTTTGTCCTGAAATGTCTCATTATGGAGAAGGGTTGTACCGAAGAATGGGTATTAATGTTGTGGGGATCGATACACCTCCCCCGGCAAGCCCATCGGAAGTTCATGACCTAGAAAGGTTCGCCGAAGGACAGATTCGGGAAAACCTTATTCCGGAGCTGGAAAGAATTTGCGGAAAACCGTTTGATTACGACCGGTTAAGTGAAATCCTGGCTACACTCAAGGAAACAGCGATTATCCGAAATGAGTGCTGGGAGTATTTCAAGCTTAAACCATCTCCGTGGACTCTTTGGGATTATGGTGTAAGTATTGCTCCTGTTTTTTATATGATGGGCAGTCCCGAAGCTGTACCGTATTATAAAAAGCTTAAGGCGGAACTGGCGGAGCGTGCTGAAAAAAAGATCGGAGCTGTTGAACCGGAAAAGCACAGGGTTTACTGGGACGGATGGCTGCCCTGGGGTTTTCTGGGCAAATTCAGCCGTAAAATGACCAGCCTGGGAATAGTGCCCCTGGTTGGCAGATACCCTTGGGAATTTTTTCCCCATCCTGAGACAATTGATACCGAGGAAGATCCGGTGAAATGTTTTACAAAACAGGTATATTCCAACGGAGGACTGGCTAAACAGAACATGCCGAACATGAGTCTGCCGACAATACAAAGATGGATCGAGGATTATAAAATTGACGGTGTGATAATGTTCAGTTCCAAAACATGCAGAATGTGGAATCTGGGGCATCCGGACTTTATAAACGCAATTGAAAAGAAAAACGGTATTCCCGGTGTTGTAATAGATGGCGACATGGTAGATGCCAGGATGAACTCTGATGCTCAGATTGAAACCAGGCTTGAAGCCCTTGCCGAAATGATGGAGGCAAGAAGGAAATAA